The genomic DNA CCTCTTGGGTTTTCCGTGGATGATCGCCATTTAAAACGGGCCGGTCTGGACTATTGGCACTTGCTTTCCATTCATCATCATGAAGATTTTGCATCGGTAGAGCGGATGCTGCAGCCGAGGCGGTTCTTCTTTAACACGACAAAGGCGCATAAAGCGCACAGCTCGATTCAATACGAGGCGGAGGATGTGCTTGTGTTCGGCAGGGAAACCGCAGGGCTGCCGCCGGAAGTGGTGGCAGGCAAAGAAGAGCAGTGTCTGCGCATTCCTATGATTCCAGACGCTCGTTCGTTGAATTTGTCTAATGCGGTGGCCGTGGTTGTCTATGAGGCATTGCGCCAAATTGGCTACCCGGAGATGAAGTAATACTGCAAGAAAAACAATGAGGTGCCAGATGACGGTAAGAAAAGAACCTTGGTTTGGCTCGGCTGGAAATCCAGACGCTTTTTATGAAGCCGGAGGTAAAGCAAGCGTTGCTATGCCTGCATGGCTGGCGGCGCAAGGTCTTGATGCTTATGAATATCAATGCAGCCGGGGAGCTTCAGTCAAGGAAGAAACGGCGCGCAAGATAGGCGAAGCTGCAAAAGAACATCAGGTGGCGCTAAGCGTTCATGCGCCCTATTATATTAGCTTGGCGGCGGAAGATGAGACTGTGGTAGGTAATACACAGGAGCACTTTCGTAAATCTTTGCGCGTAGCCCATTGGTTAGGGGCGGATCGGGTGGTTTTTCATATCGGCGGCGCTGGCAAGAAGGAACGCGTTGCAGCGTTGGAACGGGCGCAAAAGGCCTTGATGCGAGTGTTGCAGCAATGCAGTGAAGAGGGCCTGCTGGATGGAGTTTGGCTGTGTCCGGAAACGATGGGCAAGAAAAATCAACTGGGTACGCTGGCGGAAGTGCTTGGTTTTTGTCTCTTAGCGCCTCAGTGGCTGCGTCCGGCTGTCGATTTTGGTCATTTGCACGCAGTGGCGGGGGGCGCTTTCGATACCAGGGAGGAATATGAAGCCGTTTTTGCGGCTGTGGAAAAGGCTTTGGGAGCAGAAGCGGCTAAACAACTGCATATTCATTTCAGCAAGATTGAGTTTACCGGCGCTGGAGAAAAGCGCCATTGGACGTTTGCAGATCCTTTTGGTCCGCCGCATGAACCCTTGCTGGAATGCTGTGCGCGAGGGGGCTACACGCCCCGTATCATTTGCGAATCAGCCGGTACGCAGGCGTTAGATGCGCGGCAGATGCATGTCGAATATCGGCGTCTCACGAACGGTTTATAATGAATGCTAGAGGTGGTTCGAGCCTGATGCTTTCCGAAAAATACCCAGCCGTGCTATAATAAGGGAGAATTTTGAAGGGAGTAGGCTAAAAGGTTTATGATAGAGCATATGCAAAGCGTATTTCAGGAACTGCAACGTGTGATTCATGTGGGGCGATTATTGGCGGAAGAGCCGTTATCGCAGCATACAACCTTTGCTATAGGCGGCCCGGCTGATATTTTCGTACAGCCTGGCAGCATGGGAGAACTGGCGGCGACTATGCAAGTGCTGCATGCGCACTCGGACGTGCCTGTTACCATTTTAGGCAACGGCTCTAATGTGTTGGTGCTGGACCGGGGCATACGCGGCGTCGTAATTAAGCTAGGCGATTTTTTAAGCTCTTTGCGCCGGGATGGAAATCGTATCTTTGCCGGGGCGGGCTCGCTTTTGAGTGAAGTGTCAGGTTTTGCTGCAGCCCAAGGGCTGGAGGGCATGGAGTTTGCAGTAGGCATTCCCGGCAGTATCGGCGGCGCTGTCTTTATGAACGCCGGAGCCTATCAAGGGGAGATGAGCTGTGTTGTTGACGCAGTTACAGCCGTTTCTCCTGCAGGAGGAGTGCGCCGATTTTCCCGTGAAGAATTGGAGTTTTCGTATCGGCATAGTATTTTTCAGGATAATGGACATATTGTGTGCGAAGTGGAATTGTTGCTGGAAGCGGGAGAGAGCAACACCATTGAAGCTCGCATGCAGGAGTTGACCCAGCGGCGTGAAAGCAAGCAGCCCTTGGAGTTACCGAGCGCCGGCAGTACCTTCAAACGTCCGCCGGGACATTTTGCCGGCACTTTGATTGAACAGAGCGGTCTAAAAGGTTTACGCGTGGGCGGAGCCGAAGTGTCGCAAAAACATGCCGGTTTTATTGTTAATGCCGGCGGCGCTACGGCGCAGGATGTCTTAGCGTTGATCTCTGAAGTGCAGCGGCAGGTGCAGCAGCAGTTTGGCGTATCATTACAGCCGGAAGTGCGCATTTTGGGCGAAGCCTAATAGCGACAGGGAAGAAAGCATGACACAGAGCAGGCGGGAAAGTACGAAGCCGGCGAAGCAAATGCCGGCTTTCGGAACCTACGTGGCTCTGTGTTCGACGTTTTAGTACTGGGAGAATAAAACTCAGGTCGAGAGGAGACGTGCTTATATGCGTTTGACGTTTCTGGGAGCCGCCAGAATGGTAACCGGCTCCAGCTATCTTTTGGAAATTGGCAAGAGTCGTGTTTTAGTGGATTGCGGCATGTTCCAAGGGGGCAAAGCGATTGCGGCGTTGAATCGCCGGCCTTTTGCCGTAGAGCCGGGCAGTATTGATTGTGTGTTGCTGACCCACGCTCATATCGATCACAGCGGTTTATTGCCGAAATTGTGTAAAGAAGGCTTTAAAGGTCCCATTTACAGTACAAAAGTGACGAATGAACTATGCCGCATTATGCTTCCCGACAGCGCACATATTCAGGAATCAGATGCTGAGCTGACGACGAGAAAAGGAAAACGTTCGGGTATGGCGGAAATTCAGCCGCTGTATACCGTGGACGACGCATTCCAGTGTCTGCAGCAATTTCGGTCTGTAGCTTACGCGGAAGACCTGCGGCCGGTTCCTGGTTTACGGGTGCGTTTTCAAGAAGCAGGACATATTTTGGGTTCTTCGGTATTGGAGATTTGGGGCGAAGAAAACGGAAAAACGGAAAAGCTTCTTTTTACCGGAGATCTAGGTCAGCCGGAACAGCCGATTATTCGCGATCCGGCGATTATTGAGACGGCGGATTACATCATCAGCGAGTCTACCTACGGCAATCGCAATCATGAACATTACGACAAGGAAAGCCGCCTGGCGGAAATTGTCAACGAAACAGTAGAACGAGGCGGCAATATCATTATCCCCGCCTTTGCGGTCGGCCGTACTCAAACGCTGTTGTATCATTTTTACAAGCTCTGGAAGGCGGGACGTATTCCGGAAATTCCGGTGGTTATCGATAGCCCGTTGGCTATTTCAGC from Anaeromusa acidaminophila DSM 3853 includes the following:
- the trmL gene encoding tRNA (uridine(34)/cytosine(34)/5-carboxymethylaminomethyluridine(34)-2'-O)-methyltransferase TrmL, yielding MHIVLYQPEIPGNTGNIARLCAATGCTLHLVHPLGFSVDDRHLKRAGLDYWHLLSIHHHEDFASVERMLQPRRFFFNTTKAHKAHSSIQYEAEDVLVFGRETAGLPPEVVAGKEEQCLRIPMIPDARSLNLSNAVAVVVYEALRQIGYPEMK
- a CDS encoding TIM barrel protein translates to MTVRKEPWFGSAGNPDAFYEAGGKASVAMPAWLAAQGLDAYEYQCSRGASVKEETARKIGEAAKEHQVALSVHAPYYISLAAEDETVVGNTQEHFRKSLRVAHWLGADRVVFHIGGAGKKERVAALERAQKALMRVLQQCSEEGLLDGVWLCPETMGKKNQLGTLAEVLGFCLLAPQWLRPAVDFGHLHAVAGGAFDTREEYEAVFAAVEKALGAEAAKQLHIHFSKIEFTGAGEKRHWTFADPFGPPHEPLLECCARGGYTPRIICESAGTQALDARQMHVEYRRLTNGL
- the murB gene encoding UDP-N-acetylmuramate dehydrogenase, producing MIEHMQSVFQELQRVIHVGRLLAEEPLSQHTTFAIGGPADIFVQPGSMGELAATMQVLHAHSDVPVTILGNGSNVLVLDRGIRGVVIKLGDFLSSLRRDGNRIFAGAGSLLSEVSGFAAAQGLEGMEFAVGIPGSIGGAVFMNAGAYQGEMSCVVDAVTAVSPAGGVRRFSREELEFSYRHSIFQDNGHIVCEVELLLEAGESNTIEARMQELTQRRESKQPLELPSAGSTFKRPPGHFAGTLIEQSGLKGLRVGGAEVSQKHAGFIVNAGGATAQDVLALISEVQRQVQQQFGVSLQPEVRILGEA
- a CDS encoding MBL fold metallo-hydrolase RNA specificity domain-containing protein, which produces MRLTFLGAARMVTGSSYLLEIGKSRVLVDCGMFQGGKAIAALNRRPFAVEPGSIDCVLLTHAHIDHSGLLPKLCKEGFKGPIYSTKVTNELCRIMLPDSAHIQESDAELTTRKGKRSGMAEIQPLYTVDDAFQCLQQFRSVAYAEDLRPVPGLRVRFQEAGHILGSSVLEIWGEENGKTEKLLFTGDLGQPEQPIIRDPAIIETADYIISESTYGNRNHEHYDKESRLAEIVNETVERGGNIIIPAFAVGRTQTLLYHFYKLWKAGRIPEIPVVIDSPLAISATNIFFNNVQDFDEETKALVRCGGKLLELPQLRFVHTADESKALNEDLQPKIIISASGMADAGRILHHLKHNLWRPESSVLFVGYQAQGSVGRRLVDGAKRVRMMGEEIAVKAQIHNLEGFSAHADQEQMMTWLSSFKEKPACIFLVHGEIEMSEPFSERIQSQLGWPVYIPRFADAALLKGREWEIVESDVVVLDPAMRQLDEYLDQMEGDYRAMRRRIAKVVATQPSKANEMLRRLSKISAYFKKMFNDV